Proteins from a genomic interval of Phenylobacterium sp. LH3H17:
- a CDS encoding LpxI family protein has protein sequence MQKLGLIAGGGTLPVEIAEHCEQAGRPFFIVRLKGFAGSEIARFPGADIGIAELGKCFKALKRAGCRAVTLVGNVDRPDFKSLTPDLRGLMALPSVIAAARRGDDALLRALVGEFEKEGFAVEGAHEVMGDLTLPAGPLGEIAPSADQMVDVQRGLHVAREIGRLDVGQGAVVCDGLVLAVEAQEGTDAMLGRVAKLPPAIRGTPDRPRGVLAKAPKPIQETRIDLPTIGLNTIRRAAEAGLAGIAGETGRLLVLDREAVIEMADELGLFIVGVEPPGAP, from the coding sequence ATGCAGAAACTTGGATTGATCGCCGGCGGCGGGACCCTCCCGGTCGAGATCGCCGAACACTGCGAGCAGGCGGGTCGGCCCTTCTTCATTGTGCGGCTGAAGGGCTTCGCCGGCTCGGAGATCGCGCGGTTCCCGGGCGCCGATATCGGCATCGCCGAGCTGGGCAAGTGCTTCAAGGCGCTGAAGCGCGCCGGTTGCCGCGCCGTGACCCTGGTCGGCAATGTCGACCGGCCGGATTTCAAGTCGCTGACCCCCGACCTGCGGGGTCTGATGGCCCTCCCATCGGTGATCGCAGCCGCGCGCAGGGGGGATGACGCCTTGCTGCGCGCCCTGGTCGGCGAGTTCGAGAAAGAGGGCTTCGCCGTCGAGGGCGCTCATGAGGTCATGGGTGACCTGACCCTGCCTGCCGGGCCGCTGGGCGAGATAGCCCCCAGCGCCGATCAGATGGTCGACGTGCAGCGCGGCCTCCACGTGGCCCGCGAGATCGGCCGCCTGGACGTCGGGCAGGGGGCGGTGGTCTGCGACGGCCTGGTGCTGGCCGTGGAGGCCCAGGAGGGCACCGACGCGATGCTGGGCCGGGTGGCCAAGCTGCCGCCGGCCATCCGCGGCACGCCCGACAGGCCGCGTGGGGTCCTGGCCAAGGCTCCCAAGCCCATCCAGGAGACCCGCATCGACCTGCCCACCATCGGCCTCAACACGATCAGACGGGCCGCCGAGGCGGGACTGGCGGGCATAGCGGGCGAGACCGGCCGGCTGCTGGTGCTGGACCGCGAGGCCGTGATCGAGATGGCCGACGAGCTTGGCCTGTTCATCGTCGGCGTGGAGCCTCCGGGCGCGCCGTGA
- the gltX gene encoding glutamate--tRNA ligase — translation MPDRPVVTRIAPSPTGAMHIGTARTALFNWLYARHTGGKFLLRIEDTDRERSTEAAVQVIFDGMKWLGLDVDAEPVFQAGRADRHVLAAQDLLAKGRAYRCYMSVEETAAEREVARAEGRAIRSPWRDADANFNDRPYVIRFKGPQDGETVVHDRVKGDVSFKNKDLDDLILLRTDGSPTYNLAVVVDDHEMGITHVIRGDDHLNNAARQTLIYQALDWEVPIWAHLPMIHGPDGSKLSKRHGAQAVSEFDDMGYLPEAMRNYLARLGWGHGNDEIFSDEQAISWFELENVVSAPARLDWDKLNHLNNHYLRLAAIDRLVDLVTQVHRSRDFHLADGDAAILARTIPLVRDGAKTTLELADATVFALKRRPLELPEKILGLLTDETRGRMSRLRDHLAQQDAWTVPDLEAALRSFAEAEGVGLGRIGPALRGMLSGGAPAPDLAGALVSLGKEESLARLDDALSPAA, via the coding sequence ATGCCCGACCGTCCCGTCGTCACCCGTATCGCCCCCTCGCCCACCGGCGCGATGCACATAGGCACGGCCCGCACCGCGCTTTTCAACTGGCTATATGCACGCCATACGGGTGGAAAGTTCCTTCTTCGCATCGAGGACACCGATCGCGAGCGGTCCACGGAGGCCGCCGTCCAGGTGATCTTCGACGGCATGAAGTGGCTGGGCCTGGACGTGGACGCCGAGCCGGTGTTCCAGGCCGGCCGCGCCGACCGCCATGTCCTGGCCGCCCAGGACTTGCTGGCCAAGGGCCGCGCCTATCGCTGCTACATGAGCGTGGAAGAGACCGCAGCCGAGCGCGAGGTCGCCCGGGCCGAGGGCCGAGCCATCCGCTCGCCCTGGCGCGACGCCGACGCCAATTTCAACGACCGTCCATATGTGATCCGCTTCAAGGGTCCGCAGGACGGCGAGACTGTCGTCCATGACCGAGTGAAGGGCGACGTCTCCTTCAAGAACAAGGACCTGGACGACCTCATCCTGTTGCGCACGGACGGGAGCCCCACCTACAATCTCGCCGTGGTGGTCGACGACCATGAGATGGGGATCACCCACGTGATCCGCGGCGACGACCATCTCAACAACGCCGCGCGCCAGACCCTGATCTATCAGGCCCTGGACTGGGAGGTCCCTATCTGGGCGCACCTGCCGATGATCCACGGGCCCGACGGCTCCAAGCTCTCCAAGCGCCACGGCGCCCAGGCCGTGAGCGAATTCGACGACATGGGCTACCTGCCCGAAGCCATGCGCAATTACCTTGCGCGGCTGGGCTGGGGCCACGGCAACGACGAGATCTTCTCCGACGAGCAGGCCATTTCCTGGTTCGAGCTGGAGAACGTGGTCAGCGCTCCGGCCCGCCTGGACTGGGACAAGCTCAACCACCTGAACAACCACTACCTGCGGCTGGCGGCGATCGACCGTCTGGTCGATCTGGTGACACAGGTCCACAGGAGCCGCGATTTCCACCTGGCCGATGGCGACGCCGCGATCCTGGCGCGCACGATCCCGCTGGTTCGCGACGGCGCGAAGACCACCCTGGAGCTGGCCGACGCCACGGTCTTCGCCCTGAAGCGACGGCCGTTGGAACTGCCGGAGAAGATCCTGGGCCTGCTGACCGACGAGACCCGTGGACGCATGTCGCGGCTGCGCGACCACCTAGCCCAGCAGGACGCCTGGACGGTTCCCGACCTCGAGGCCGCCCTGCGCAGCTTCGCAGAGGCCGAGGGTGTGGGGCTGGGTAGGATCGGCCCTGCGCTGCGCGGCATGCTGTCGGGCGGAGCCCCGGCGCCTGACCTCGCGGGAGCCCTTGTAAGCCTCGGAAAAGAAGAAAGTTTAGCCCGCCTCGACGACGCGCTTTCACCGGCCGCGTAA
- the fabZ gene encoding 3-hydroxyacyl-ACP dehydratase FabZ, translated as MSEAPVVEAQTSIDISEILLRIPHRYPFLLVDRAEEYRQSESIVGIKCVTINEPFFQGHFPDYAVMPGVLIVEAMAQTGAVLMSKSLNVDRAGKTILFTSLDNCRFRHPVRPGDVLRMNVRVVRARGGLFKFEGKALVGDKTAAEAEFAAMLVETP; from the coding sequence ATGAGCGAGGCCCCCGTCGTCGAGGCGCAGACCTCCATCGACATCTCCGAGATCCTGTTACGCATCCCGCATCGCTATCCGTTCCTGCTGGTCGACCGGGCGGAGGAATATCGTCAGAGCGAATCCATCGTCGGCATCAAGTGCGTGACGATCAATGAGCCGTTCTTCCAGGGACACTTCCCGGACTACGCGGTCATGCCCGGCGTGCTGATCGTCGAGGCCATGGCCCAGACCGGCGCGGTGCTGATGTCGAAGTCGCTGAACGTCGACCGGGCAGGCAAGACCATCCTGTTCACATCCCTCGACAATTGCCGCTTCCGCCACCCGGTGCGGCCCGGCGACGTGCTGCGCATGAATGTTCGCGTGGTTCGCGCGCGCGGTGGCCTGTTCAAATTCGAAGGCAAGGCCCTGGTGGGCGACAAGACGGCGGCCGAGGCGGAGTTCGCGGCCATGCTGGTGGAGACCCCGTGA
- the lpxA gene encoding acyl-ACP--UDP-N-acetylglucosamine O-acyltransferase, with amino-acid sequence MEVHPTAIVDAKAELADGVSVGPFSIVGPNVRLGAGTKLLSHVVIDGHTELGADNVVHPFAVLGGPPQHTAYQGEPTRLVIGDRNLIREHATMNTGTVGGGGLTQVGSDGLYMIECHVGHDCMVGDNVILTKQATLGGHCEIGDFVIIGGLAAVHQRIRVGRHAMIGGLAAVVKDVIPYGSVWGNHAHLEGLNLLGLKRRGFSRETINTMRAAYRLLFADEGTFQERLDDTVETYSDCPEVMEIIDFIRADASRPLCLPEREV; translated from the coding sequence ATCGAAGTCCATCCCACGGCCATCGTCGACGCCAAGGCCGAGCTCGCCGACGGCGTTTCCGTCGGGCCCTTCAGCATCGTCGGTCCGAACGTCCGGCTGGGCGCGGGCACCAAGCTGCTCTCCCATGTGGTGATCGACGGCCATACCGAGCTGGGCGCCGACAACGTGGTCCATCCCTTCGCCGTTCTGGGCGGTCCGCCGCAGCACACGGCCTATCAGGGCGAGCCCACCCGGCTGGTCATCGGCGACCGCAATCTGATCCGCGAGCACGCCACGATGAACACCGGCACGGTGGGCGGCGGCGGCCTGACCCAGGTCGGGTCCGACGGCCTCTATATGATCGAATGCCACGTCGGCCACGACTGCATGGTCGGGGACAATGTGATCCTCACCAAGCAGGCGACCCTGGGCGGCCACTGCGAGATCGGCGACTTCGTGATCATCGGCGGGCTGGCGGCGGTGCACCAACGCATCCGTGTCGGGCGCCATGCCATGATCGGTGGCCTCGCGGCCGTGGTGAAGGACGTGATCCCCTACGGCTCGGTCTGGGGCAACCACGCCCACCTGGAGGGGCTGAACCTGCTCGGCCTCAAGCGCCGGGGCTTCAGCCGCGAGACGATCAACACCATGCGCGCGGCCTACCGGCTGCTGTTCGCTGACGAGGGCACCTTCCAGGAGCGCCTGGACGATACGGTGGAGACCTATTCCGACTGCCCCGAGGTGATGGAGATCATCGACTTCATCCGCGCCGACGCCAGCCGCCCCCTGTGCTTGCCCGAGCGCGAGGTCTAG
- the lexA gene encoding transcriptional repressor LexA, with amino-acid sequence MLTRKQHELLMFIHERIKESGVSPSFDEMKEALDLASKSGIHRLITALEERGFLRRLPHRARALEVVKLPQQATTTAPPKGRSPFKPQLVEAGQAAPMVANDTRDLPVLGKIAAGTPIEAIQQERDRLPVPEVMLGAGEHFVLEVQGDSMINAGILDGDYVVIRKTDAANSGDIVVALVMGEEATLKRLRRKGASIALEASNPAYETRIFGPDQIQVQGRLVGLIRRYH; translated from the coding sequence ATGCTCACCCGTAAACAGCACGAACTGCTCATGTTCATCCATGAGCGGATCAAGGAAAGCGGAGTTTCGCCTTCCTTCGACGAGATGAAGGAGGCGCTCGATCTGGCGTCCAAGTCCGGCATCCATCGGCTGATCACCGCGCTCGAGGAGCGCGGCTTCCTGCGCCGCCTGCCCCATCGGGCCCGGGCGCTGGAGGTGGTGAAGTTGCCGCAGCAGGCGACCACCACGGCCCCGCCCAAGGGCCGCTCCCCCTTCAAGCCGCAGCTGGTGGAGGCCGGTCAGGCCGCGCCGATGGTGGCCAACGACACCCGCGACCTGCCGGTCCTGGGCAAGATCGCGGCCGGCACGCCCATCGAGGCGATCCAGCAGGAACGCGACCGCCTTCCCGTTCCCGAAGTCATGCTGGGCGCGGGCGAGCACTTCGTCCTCGAGGTCCAGGGCGACTCGATGATCAACGCCGGCATCCTCGACGGCGACTATGTGGTGATCCGCAAGACCGACGCGGCCAATTCCGGCGATATCGTCGTAGCCTTGGTCATGGGCGAGGAAGCCACCTTGAAGCGACTGCGCCGCAAGGGCGCCTCCATCGCCCTGGAGGCCTCCAACCCTGCCTATGAGACCCGGATCTTCGGTCCAGACCAGATCCAGGTCCAGGGCCGTCTGGTCGGCCTCATCCGCCGCTACCACTGA
- a CDS encoding ComEC/Rec2 family competence protein yields the protein MAFGIGAAIYLALPAEPLTLTALLALAFSAGLLAATRWSPHRVLTVGLVLLAFGSGGFAAAKLRTQAVRAPIAPAGAGVVSLEAFVVDVASPGQGGPRLLLAPIRVGRLEPEATPIRVRVTLKDDGVLPAPGAAIRLRGMLNAPPPPASPGSYDFARDAFFDGIGGVGFALTPVREIATAERPPWRLAWEMRINAARWSLAKQIVDEMGVESGGLAAAMVTGHEAFIPKEQVEALRAAGLAHIVSISGLHMAIVGGFTFALVRLLIAAWPWAVLRISSKKTAALAGLAAVLTYLVLSGAPSPAERAAITAAAAFGAILVDRQAISLRTLAIAALGILILHPEAVSEPGFQMSFAATAALVALAEAWPRVPKEINTPWPIRLVQGIGVWTAASLGASFVAGLATGPFAMQHFNRVATFGLVANLLVAPISSFLMMPALAIGAVLAPLGLGALPLAAADVAIDTMNRIAATAAGLPGAQLTVASAPGWTLAAAFLGILWLCLCKGPLRWLGLPFALAVAIYPRPPAPDAWIAADGSTVAVRAGDDAVLFRPDAKLFAAELWARRRGLSVPEEGLTIRDASYDCDRWSCAPRPGVETPRVAAIMTRRASTIERKLPLFCDWAEVVVVRGEAAPCPGALTLTAADFARGGSAELYREPGGWRIVWAQDLRGQRPWTVSGSGG from the coding sequence GTGGCCTTCGGGATCGGGGCGGCGATCTATCTCGCCTTGCCGGCCGAACCCTTGACCCTGACAGCGTTGCTGGCCCTGGCCTTCTCTGCCGGGCTTCTCGCCGCGACCCGATGGAGCCCGCACCGGGTTCTCACGGTCGGTCTGGTCCTGTTGGCCTTCGGATCGGGGGGATTTGCGGCGGCGAAGCTGCGCACCCAGGCCGTCCGAGCGCCCATAGCGCCAGCCGGGGCGGGCGTGGTGAGCCTTGAGGCCTTCGTGGTCGACGTGGCGAGTCCCGGGCAGGGCGGGCCGCGCCTGTTGCTGGCCCCGATCCGGGTCGGCCGCCTGGAACCCGAGGCCACTCCGATTCGCGTGCGGGTCACCTTGAAGGACGACGGCGTCCTGCCGGCCCCGGGGGCCGCCATCCGACTGCGCGGCATGCTGAACGCCCCGCCGCCGCCCGCCAGCCCCGGCTCCTACGATTTCGCCCGCGACGCATTTTTCGACGGCATCGGCGGGGTGGGTTTCGCCCTGACCCCGGTCCGCGAGATCGCGACCGCCGAACGGCCGCCGTGGCGGCTGGCCTGGGAAATGAGGATCAACGCGGCGCGCTGGTCGCTGGCCAAGCAGATCGTCGACGAGATGGGCGTGGAGAGCGGCGGGCTGGCGGCCGCCATGGTCACCGGCCACGAGGCCTTCATACCCAAGGAACAGGTCGAGGCCCTCCGCGCGGCGGGCCTGGCCCACATCGTCTCGATCTCCGGCCTGCACATGGCCATCGTCGGCGGCTTCACGTTCGCCCTGGTGCGCCTTTTGATCGCCGCCTGGCCTTGGGCGGTGCTGCGCATCTCGTCGAAGAAGACCGCGGCCCTGGCCGGCCTCGCCGCGGTGCTCACCTATCTGGTGCTGTCAGGCGCGCCCAGCCCGGCGGAACGGGCGGCGATCACCGCGGCGGCGGCCTTCGGCGCCATCCTCGTCGATCGTCAGGCGATCAGCCTGCGAACCCTGGCGATCGCGGCCCTGGGCATACTGATCCTGCATCCGGAGGCGGTTTCGGAGCCGGGCTTCCAGATGTCCTTCGCCGCCACCGCCGCCCTGGTGGCCCTGGCCGAGGCTTGGCCGCGGGTTCCCAAGGAAATCAACACCCCCTGGCCGATCCGCCTCGTCCAGGGGATCGGGGTCTGGACGGCGGCCAGCCTGGGGGCGAGCTTCGTGGCCGGCCTGGCCACCGGCCCCTTCGCCATGCAGCACTTCAACCGGGTCGCCACCTTCGGCCTCGTCGCCAACCTGCTGGTGGCGCCGATCTCGTCATTCCTGATGATGCCGGCCTTGGCCATTGGCGCGGTCCTGGCGCCGCTGGGCCTGGGCGCGCTCCCCCTGGCCGCAGCGGACGTGGCCATCGACACCATGAACCGGATCGCGGCGACCGCGGCGGGTCTGCCCGGGGCCCAGCTCACCGTCGCCAGCGCGCCGGGTTGGACCCTGGCGGCCGCCTTCCTGGGCATACTGTGGCTGTGTCTATGCAAGGGGCCGCTACGTTGGCTGGGCCTGCCATTTGCCCTGGCGGTGGCGATCTATCCCCGGCCGCCGGCGCCGGACGCCTGGATCGCCGCCGACGGCTCGACCGTGGCCGTGCGGGCCGGCGACGATGCGGTGTTGTTCCGTCCTGACGCCAAGCTGTTCGCCGCCGAACTCTGGGCGCGGCGCCGCGGCCTGTCGGTCCCGGAAGAGGGCCTGACGATCCGCGACGCCAGCTATGACTGCGACCGCTGGTCCTGCGCGCCGCGCCCTGGTGTCGAGACGCCAAGGGTGGCGGCGATCATGACCCGACGGGCGTCGACAATCGAGCGCAAGCTGCCGTTGTTCTGCGATTGGGCCGAGGTGGTGGTGGTGCGCGGCGAGGCCGCGCCATGCCCAGGCGCCCTGACGCTCACCGCAGCCGATTTCGCGCGCGGCGGCTCGGCCGAGCTCTATCGGGAGCCGGGCGGCTGGCGGATCGTCTGGGCGCAGGACCTGCGCGGCCAGCGCCCCTGGACGGTCAGTGGTAGCGGCGGATGA
- the lpxB gene encoding lipid-A-disaccharide synthase, translating to MTQPLCVMLVAAEASGDDRGAGLAQALRERLDGDVRFVGVGGSKMAAQGVESPFDISQLSILGLLEGLLAYRKVVARVADTVALAERERPDVVVLIDSWGFTVRVAQQLRKRRPDLPLVKYVGPQVWATRPGRAKTLAARVDHLLSIHKFDAPYFEAEGLPVTFVGNSALSVDFSHADGARLRDDLGIAPDAPVLLVVPGSRPSEIARVLPPFAEAVALLKAERPELEVVIPAASTVAEAVKAQAGGWAHVVEGDAAKLDAMKAATVALACSGTVTTELALAGVPMVVAYRLGNFTHFVLKRLLRSPWITLFNIAAQDFVAPEFVQDDCNGPALAAAVGERLDFPGMRYAQIEAQHEALAKMGRDGPDPSEAAADAVLKLLADRRARP from the coding sequence GTGACCCAGCCCCTCTGCGTCATGCTGGTGGCCGCCGAGGCCTCCGGAGACGACCGCGGGGCGGGCCTGGCCCAGGCGCTGCGCGAGAGGTTGGACGGCGACGTCCGCTTCGTCGGGGTCGGCGGCTCGAAGATGGCGGCGCAGGGGGTCGAGAGCCCCTTCGACATCTCGCAACTCTCGATCCTGGGCCTGCTGGAAGGCCTGTTGGCCTACCGCAAGGTGGTCGCGCGGGTGGCCGACACCGTGGCCCTGGCGGAGCGCGAGCGGCCCGACGTGGTGGTGTTGATCGATTCCTGGGGCTTCACCGTGAGGGTGGCCCAGCAACTGCGGAAGCGCCGGCCTGACCTGCCGCTGGTGAAATATGTCGGACCCCAGGTCTGGGCCACCCGCCCTGGACGGGCCAAGACCCTGGCCGCCAGGGTCGACCACCTGCTCTCAATCCACAAATTCGATGCGCCCTATTTCGAGGCCGAGGGCCTGCCGGTCACCTTCGTCGGCAATTCCGCGCTGAGTGTCGACTTTAGCCACGCCGACGGGGCGCGGCTGCGCGACGACCTGGGCATTGCGCCCGACGCGCCGGTCCTGCTGGTCGTGCCTGGCAGCCGACCCAGCGAGATCGCCCGGGTCCTGCCGCCCTTCGCCGAGGCCGTGGCGCTGCTGAAGGCGGAGCGTCCCGAACTGGAGGTGGTGATTCCCGCCGCGTCCACGGTCGCCGAGGCCGTGAAGGCCCAGGCCGGCGGCTGGGCGCATGTGGTGGAGGGCGACGCCGCCAAGCTGGACGCCATGAAGGCCGCCACGGTGGCGTTGGCCTGTTCCGGCACCGTGACCACGGAACTGGCCCTGGCGGGGGTGCCGATGGTGGTGGCCTACCGGCTGGGCAACTTCACCCACTTCGTGCTGAAGCGGCTGCTGCGCTCGCCCTGGATCACCCTGTTCAACATCGCCGCCCAGGACTTCGTCGCGCCGGAGTTCGTGCAGGACGACTGCAACGGGCCGGCCCTTGCCGCCGCTGTGGGCGAGCGGCTGGACTTCCCAGGCATGCGCTACGCCCAGATCGAGGCTCAGCATGAGGCCTTGGCCAAGATGGGACGTGACGGCCCCGATCCCTCAGAGGCCGCCGCCGACGCCGTGCTCAAACTGCTCGCCGATCGACGCGCCCGGCCTTAG
- the gltA gene encoding citrate synthase gives MGDTAKVSFDGKTVELPILKGTDGPAVVDIRKLYAEADVFTYDPGFTSTASCESKITFIDGDAGILLHRGYPIDQLAEKSSFLEVCYLLLNGELPNAKEFEKFNHNITYHTMLHEQFDRFFMGFRRDAHPMAIMVGAVGALSAFYHDSTNVDDPEQRMISSHRLIAKMPTIAARAFKYFRGQPFVHPRNDLSYSENFLRMCFSVPAEDWKPNPVLTRAMDRIFILHADHEQNASTSTVRLAGSSGANPFACIAAGIACLWGPSHGGANEEALNMLKEIGTVDRIPEYVQGVKDRRYRLMGFGHRVYKNYDPRATVMQKTCHEVLAEVGLQDDPLLKVAMELEKVALSDPYFVERKLYPNVDFYSGITLRALGFPPEMFTVLFALARTVGWISQWKEMIEDPSQKIGRPRQIYTGAPARDYVAVDKR, from the coding sequence ATGGGCGATACGGCGAAAGTGAGCTTTGACGGGAAAACCGTCGAGCTGCCGATCCTGAAAGGCACCGACGGCCCGGCGGTCGTGGATATCCGGAAGCTCTACGCCGAAGCCGACGTCTTCACCTACGATCCTGGCTTCACCTCGACCGCATCGTGCGAGAGCAAGATCACCTTCATCGACGGCGACGCGGGAATCCTCCTCCACCGCGGCTACCCGATCGACCAGCTGGCGGAGAAATCCAGCTTCCTGGAGGTCTGCTACCTGCTGCTGAACGGCGAGCTCCCGAACGCCAAGGAGTTCGAGAAGTTCAACCACAACATCACCTATCACACGATGCTGCATGAGCAGTTCGATAGGTTTTTCATGGGCTTCCGTCGGGATGCTCACCCGATGGCGATCATGGTCGGCGCCGTCGGCGCCCTCTCGGCCTTCTATCACGACAGCACCAATGTCGATGATCCCGAGCAGCGGATGATCTCGTCGCACCGGCTGATCGCCAAGATGCCGACGATCGCCGCCCGTGCCTTCAAGTACTTCCGTGGCCAGCCCTTTGTGCACCCCCGCAACGACCTCTCCTATTCGGAGAACTTCCTGCGCATGTGCTTCTCGGTGCCCGCAGAGGACTGGAAGCCCAATCCGGTCCTGACCCGCGCCATGGACCGCATCTTCATCCTGCACGCCGACCACGAGCAGAACGCGTCCACCTCGACCGTCCGCCTCGCCGGCTCGTCGGGCGCAAACCCGTTCGCCTGCATCGCGGCCGGCATCGCCTGCCTGTGGGGACCCAGCCATGGCGGCGCCAACGAAGAGGCGCTGAACATGCTCAAGGAGATCGGCACCGTCGATCGCATCCCCGAGTACGTTCAGGGCGTTAAGGACCGCCGCTACCGCCTGATGGGCTTCGGTCACCGGGTCTACAAGAACTACGACCCCCGCGCGACCGTGATGCAGAAGACCTGCCACGAGGTCCTCGCCGAGGTCGGCCTTCAGGACGACCCGCTGCTGAAGGTGGCGATGGAGCTGGAAAAGGTCGCGCTCAGCGATCCCTACTTCGTCGAGCGCAAGCTCTACCCGAACGTCGACTTCTACTCCGGCATCACCCTGCGCGCGCTCGGCTTCCCGCCCGAAATGTTCACGGTGCTGTTCGCCTTGGCCCGCACCGTGGGCTGGATCTCGCAGTGGAAGGAAATGATCGAGGACCCGTCGCAGAAGATCGGCCGTCCGCGGCAGATCTACACCGGCGCCCCCGCGCGCGATTACGTGGCCGTCGACAAGCGCTAG